From a region of the Lactuca sativa cultivar Salinas chromosome 4, Lsat_Salinas_v11, whole genome shotgun sequence genome:
- the LOC111916476 gene encoding ATP-dependent RNA helicase eIF4A isoform X2 yields MELMEASSHPSPAPASISPQRHFYLAVDRIQFKMETLVDLLEMAGRRPWLPMVVCCSTRDELDAVCSSISNISYITVTPLYSDLTEAERALILDKFRYATTKWNQNSASIQSGDEKEEQKSHMIVATDSCLPLLASGESSISSSVLINYELPTKKETYMRRMTTCLATDGIVINMVVGGEVVALKTIEESSNLVIAEMPINIFEMF; encoded by the exons ATGGAGTTAATGGAGGCATCTTCACATCCTTCTCCTGCTCCCGCTTCTATTAG TCCACAACGCCATTTCTATCTCGCCGTCGACAGAATCCAGTTTAAGATG GAGACATTGGTGGATCTATTAGAAATGGCAGGGCGTCGGCCATGGCTGCCAATGGTGGTTTGTTGCAGCACACGAGATGAGCTTGATGCTGTTTGTTCTTCCATCTCCAACATCTCTTACATCACTGTTACACCTCTG TATAGTGACCTTACTGAAGCTGAACGTGCATTGATTCTAGATAAATTTCGCTATGCAACAACAAAATGGAATCAAAATTCAGCATCCATTCAATCTGGAGATGAAAAGGAAGAACAGAAATCTCATATGATAGTTGCAACTGATTCTTGTCTTCCTCTTCTTGCTTCAGGAGAATCATCCATCAGTTCTAGTGTTCTTATAAACTATGAACTCCCAACAAAAAAG GAAACATATATGAGGCGAATGACAACATGTTTGGCTACAG ATGGGATTGTGATTAACATGGTTGTTGGGGGAGAAGTGGTGGCACTTAAAACCATTGAGGAAAGCAGCAATCTTGTGATTGCAGAAATGCCaataaat atttttgaaatgttttaa
- the LOC111916476 gene encoding ATP-dependent RNA helicase eIF4A isoform X1: protein MYREANLMNHVVYIAVHNAISISPSTESSLRWSISCSIYVSETLVDLLEMAGRRPWLPMVVCCSTRDELDAVCSSISNISYITVTPLYSDLTEAERALILDKFRYATTKWNQNSASIQSGDEKEEQKSHMIVATDSCLPLLASGESSISSSVLINYELPTKKETYMRRMTTCLATDGIVINMVVGGEVVALKTIEESSNLVIAEMPINIFEMF from the exons ATGTATAGAGAAGCTAATTTGATGAATCATGTTGTGTATATTGCAGTCCACAACGCCATTTCTATCTCGCCGTCGACAGAATCCAGTTTAAGATGGTCCATCTCTTGCTCTATTTACGTTTCA GAGACATTGGTGGATCTATTAGAAATGGCAGGGCGTCGGCCATGGCTGCCAATGGTGGTTTGTTGCAGCACACGAGATGAGCTTGATGCTGTTTGTTCTTCCATCTCCAACATCTCTTACATCACTGTTACACCTCTG TATAGTGACCTTACTGAAGCTGAACGTGCATTGATTCTAGATAAATTTCGCTATGCAACAACAAAATGGAATCAAAATTCAGCATCCATTCAATCTGGAGATGAAAAGGAAGAACAGAAATCTCATATGATAGTTGCAACTGATTCTTGTCTTCCTCTTCTTGCTTCAGGAGAATCATCCATCAGTTCTAGTGTTCTTATAAACTATGAACTCCCAACAAAAAAG GAAACATATATGAGGCGAATGACAACATGTTTGGCTACAG ATGGGATTGTGATTAACATGGTTGTTGGGGGAGAAGTGGTGGCACTTAAAACCATTGAGGAAAGCAGCAATCTTGTGATTGCAGAAATGCCaataaat atttttgaaatgttttaa